Sequence from the Paraburkholderia acidiphila genome:
TCGCCGTGCGGCACCGGCACGAGCGCGAAGGTCGCGTGCCTCGCCGCAGACGGCACGCTCGCGCCCGGCGTGCAGTGGCGCCAGGAAAGCATCATCGGCAGCGTGTTCGAGGCGAGCTATGAAACCGCGCCCGAACTCCCCGCAGGCCATGTGCGCCCGAGCATACGCGGCAGCGCGCATATTAGCGCGGAGTCCAAACTGATTTTCGCCGACGACGATCCGTTCGCGTGGGGCATTCCCGCGTGAGGCAAGGTTCGAGCAGTCAACATGATGTTGTTGTGATCGGCGCAGGTATCGTGGGCGCGGCATGCGCGCACGAACTCGCGGCGCAGGGCCTGGATGTACTCGTGATCGAGCGCGCAGGCGTGGGCGGCGGCGTGACAGCCGCCGGCATGGGTCACCTCGTCGTGATGGACGACACGCCAGCCGAGTTCGCACTGAGCGCGTGGTCGCTGGCGTTGTGGCACGCGCTCGCGCCGCGCCTCGACGAACGCCATGCGTTCTTGCGCTGCGGCACGCTCTGGGTCGCCGCCGACGACGAGGAACTGGCGCTCGCGCAAGCGCGCCAGCAGACGCTGCACCAGCAAGGCGTGGCGTGTTCGATGCTCGACGCGCAGCAGCTGCGCGAAGCGGAACCGGGACTGCGCGATGGCCTGGTAGGCGGCATGACCGTCGATAACGACGCCGTCGTATACGCGCCTGCCGTAGCGGCATGGTTGCTCGAACAACCGGTTAGCGGAAAGATTACCTGCCGCACGCAAACGCAAGTCGCGCGTATCGACCGCGCCGGCGTGCATCTCGCCGATGGCGAAATCATTGCTGCGGGCGCGGTGCTGGTCGCGAACGGCCTGCAGGCGCTCGATTTACTGCCGCGCCTGCCGCTGCAGGCCAAGAAGGGACACCTGCTCATTACCGACCGCTATCCCGGCACGATTCGCCATCAGATTCTCGAACTCGGCTATATCAAGAGCGCACATAACGCGAGTGGCACCTCGGTCGCATTCAACGTGCAGCCGCGGCCAACCGGGCAATTGCTGATCGGCTCGTCGCGGCAGTTCGACAGCACGGACCCCGCCGTCGAGCCCGCGATTCTCGCGCGCATGCTGCGCCGCGCCACTGAATATCTGCCGCAATTGCCCGCGCTCAACGCGATTCGCGCATGGACGGGCTTTCGCCCGGCGTCGAGAGACGGCATGCCGCTGATCGGCCCCGCTGCCTCGTTCGCCGATGACGACGGCCATTCGTCCATGTGGCTCGCCACCGGACACGAAGGCCTGGGCGTCACCACGGCGCTCGGCACCGCGAAGCTGATCGCCGCGCAAATGCTTGGACGTACCGCCGAAATCGACGCGACGCCGTATCTCCCCGCGCGCTTCGCTGCCCAAGGGGTCGTGCATGTCTGAAGCCAATACGACGTTGACGATCGACGGGCGCAAAGTGAGCGTTGCGCGAGGCAGTTCGGTGGCGGCAGCCATCGCCGTCGCCGCACAAGCGGAACATACCGCGCCCGTCACGCGGCGTTCGGTGACCGGCGCACCGCGCGGGCCGCTGTGCGGTATGGGGATCTGCCAGGAATGCCGCGTCACCATCGACGGCGTGCCGCATCGTCTGGCGTGCCAGACGGTTTGCGTTGCAGACATGAGCGTCGTCACCGGAAATGCAACGCCATGAAGTTCGATATCCTGATCATTGGCGCCGGTCCCGCCGGATTGAACGCCGCGCGTATTGCCGCGGAGGCTGGCGCGAGCGTAGGCATCGTCGATGACAATGCGCTGCCTGGCGGCCAGATCTGGCGCCAGGGTCCCGGCCATCGCGCGACGGGCCCCGCGCGAGCCGTGCTCGATGCGCTCGCTGCACGCGCGAACGTCACGCTGCTCAGCGGAACCCGCATCGTCCAAGCGCTGCCGGGGCGGCAACTGCTCGCGGAAAGCGCCGACCGGGCGCTCACGCTCGCTTACGGCAAGCTCATCATCGCCTCTGGCGCGCGCGAACGCTTCCTGCCCTATCCCGGCTGGACCTTGCCGGGCGTCACCGGCGCGGGCGGCTTGCAGGCGCTCATCAAGGGCGGCATGCCCGTGCGCGGGGAGCGTATCGTCATCGCGGGCAGCGGGCCGCTGCTGTGGGCCGCCGCCTTGACCGCGCATCAGCATGGCGCGACGATCGCCGCCATCGTCGAACAGGCGCCTTCGCAAGCGGTGCGCCGCTTCGCGGCCGGCCTCATGCATACGCCCGCGAAACTCGCGCAGGCGCTACGCATGCGCTTCGATCTGCGCGCTACGCCTTACCGGTGCGGTGCCTACGTGACCGAGGCGATCGGCACAACGCGCGCGACGCAGGTGCGCGTGCGGCGCGGCAACGACGAGATGCTGATCGATTGCGACCGGCTCGCGTGCGCCTATGGCCTCGTGCCCAATACGGGCTTTGGCGCAGCGCTTGATTGCCGCCTCGAAACCCTTGCGGGCTCCCCCGCCATCGCCGTGAACGAATGGCAACAGACTTCCGCCGATGCCATTTACGCAGCGGGCGAATGCACGGGCGTGGGCGGCATGGAACTCGCGGCGGTGGAAGGCCGCATCGCGGCCTACGCCGCGCTCGGGGACAACGCGAACGCCCAGCGCCAGTTCGCCGAGCGCGAACGTTACCGCCGTTTCGCCGTGCGCCTGCACGCAGCATTCGAACTCGACCCAGCGTTGCGCGCGCTCCCGCAGCCCGACACCGTGTTTTGCCGTTGCGAGGACGTCGCGTATCGCGACGTCGCCCGCCACGCGTCGTGGCGCGACGCCAAGCTGCAGACGCGCTGCGGCATGGGGCCCTGCCAGGGCAAGATTTGCGGCGAGGCGGCGGCGTTCTGCTTCGGCTGGCCGCAAAACGGCCAACGCCCGCCGTTCTCGCCCGCGCGCATCGGCACGTTGCTGCACGCAGAAGCAGCGGAGTAGCGCCGCACACGCTTTTTGTTGCAGATGCGCGAGCGCGCGCAAATCGGCACAATAGAGACTTCCCGCCGATCCCGCCCCAAGCGCCACGCGATGCCCGAACTGGTTCTGCCCGCCGCCCTCGAAAACGCCACGTTTGCGCAGATGGTCGCGCATTTCGCCATGCTCGAACCGCTGTTCGACGCCATGCCCGACGTGGTGTTCTTCGTAAAGGACGACGAGGCGCGCTACGTGATCGCGAACACCACGCTCGCCGCGCGCTGCGGCTTCAAGGACAAACGCGCGCTGCTCGGCAAGACGGCTGAGCAGGTGTTCCCCTCCCGCTTCGGTCACAGCTATACCGCCCAGGACCAGGCCGTCGTGCGCCAGGGCAGCAGCCTGATCGACCAGCTCGAACTGCACCTGTATCCAGGCCGGCAACCGGGCTGGTGCCTCACCTCGAAAGTCCCGCTGCACGACGCGCGCGGCCGCGTGCTGGGCGTGGCGGGCATTTCGCGCGACCTGCAGGCCGCCGAAGGCACGCACCCCGCTTACCAGCGGCTCGCGGTCGCCGCGAAGTACATCCAGGACAACTATGCGCAACCGCTCAAGCTCGCGCACCTGGCGAAGCTCATCAACATGTCGGTGGCGCAGATCGAGCGTTACTTCCACAAGATCTTTCACCTCACGCCGCGCCAGATGCTGCTGAAAACGCGCCTGGATGCGGCCTCGGTGCTGCTTGCGAGCGACCTGAGCATCACCGACATCGCCACCCAATGCGGCTATAACGATCACAGCGCGTTCACGCGGCAATTCAAGGCCACGGTGGGCGTCACGCCAAGCCAGTACCGCGCGTTGCTGCAAACGCCCGCCAGCGCGCAGACGCCCGGCGGTTGAGCACGCCGCGTGCGGCGGCCCAGGGTTCTCCCCAGGCCATGCCCGACTATGCAGATTTCGTCTTTTTGAAGCACGAAAGGCCTCAAGCGCCAAACGATTTGGACAGCGATACTGCACTCACATTCAACACGTACCGCGGCACGAGCCGCTACGCATTCAAGGAGTGAGTCACAGTGAGCGCTATCCAGTGGAGCGGGGTGTTTCCCGCCGTCAGCACGCAGTTCAAGGCGGACTTCTCGGTCGATATCGACGCCACGCACCGGGTGGTGAGCAATCTCGTCAAGGACGGCGTGTCGGGTCTCGTGGTATGCGGCACCGTCGGCGAGAACACCTCGCTCGCGACGCATGAAAAGATCGCCGTGATCGAGGCCGCGCGCGATGCCGCCGGCGGCAAGGTGCCGGTCATCGCGGGCATCGCCGAATTCACGACCGAGTTCGCGCGTCAAACCGTGAAGGAAGCGGCTCGCGTGGGCGTGGACGGCGTGATGGTCATGCCGGCGCTCGTGTATTCCTCGAAGCCGCACGAAACTGCCGCGCATTTCCGCGCCGTGGCCTCCAGCACCGACGTGCCGGTGATGGTCTACAACAACCCGCCGATCTACAAGAACGACGTCACGCCCGACATCCTGATCGCTCTTCAGGATTGCGAAAATATCGTCTGCTTCAAGGATTCGTCTGGCGATACGCGCCGCTTCATCGACCTGCGCAATGCCGTGGGCGACCGCTTCGTGCTGTTCGCGGGCCTCGACGACGTGGTGGTCGAAAGCGTGGCCGTGGGCGCGCAAGGCTGGGTCTCGGGCATGTCGAATGTGTTCCCGAAGGAAGGCGAAACGCTGTTCCGTCTCGCGAAGCAAAAACGTTTCGACGAAGCGCTCGCGCTGTATCGCTGGTTCATGCCGCTGCTGCACCTCGACGCACGCCCCGACCTCGTGCAGTGCATCAAGCTGTGCGAAGAACTGGTGGGCCGCGGCAGCGCGACCACGCGTCCGCCGCGCCTGCCGCTCGAAGGCGAGGCGCTCGCACACGTGAAGGCCGTGGTCGAGAAGGCGCTCGCTACGCGCCCCGCCCTGCCGGACGTCGGTCTATAAGACTGACTTAAGCACGCCTCTCCGCAGCGCTTCTTCCTTGTCACCGAAACCGGGCCACGTCGGCCCGGTTTGTCTTTTTACACTGGGATGCCATGTCCAGCACCGTCACGAACGACGCACCCGAACCGGTCGTCCTCACGCTAGACGAAGTCTTCACGCTCTCCCGCAACGTGCTGCTGCGGCACGGGATGTCCGAGGCGCATGCCGACGCGATCGCGCGCGTCATCACGCAAGGCCAGCGCGACGAATGCCACTCGCATGGCATCTATCGCCTGCTCGTGTGCGCGCGTTCGCTCAAGAGCGGCAAGGTCGACGCGCGCGCCGAGCCCACGCTGCGCGATATCGCGCCTGGCGTGCTGGCCGTGGACGCGCACTATGGCTTTTCGCTGCTCGCATTCGAAACCGGCCTGCCCGTGCTCGCGCAGAAAGCGCGCAGCCAGGGCGTCGCGGCGATGACCATCAACCACTGCTTTCATTTCTCGGCGCTGTGGCCCGAGGTCGAAGCCATCGCCGCGCAAGGGCTCGTGGGCATCGCGATGAACCCGAGCCATAGCTGGGTGGCGCCCGCCGGCGGCACGCGCGGCGTGTTCGGCACGAATCCGCTGGCGTTCGCGTGGCCGCGCGAAGGCGGCCTGCCGTTCGTGTTCGACTTCGCCACGAGCGCCATTGCGCGCGGCGACATCGAACTGCACGCGCGCGAAGGCAAGCCGATTCCGCCGCACTGGGCGCTGAACAGCGACGGCCAGCCCACCACCGACGCCCGCGCGGCGCTGGACGGCGCGATGCAAACCTTCGGCGGCCACAAGGGCTCGGCGCTCGCGGCCATGATCGAGCTGCTTGCGGGCGCGCTGATCGGCGACCTCACGAGCATGGAGTCGCAGGCCTTCGACGGCGGTGCGGGTGCGAGCCCTTGCCACGGTGAGCTCGTGATCGCGATCGATCCCCGGCGTTTCGGCGGCGATGGCTACGAAGCCGGTCAGGCACGCGCGGAGCGGCTCTTCGCCGCCATCACCGCGCAGGGCGCGCGCTTGCCGTCGCAGCGCCGGTTCGAAGCGCGCGGGCGCAGCGAACGCGATGGCGTGAAGGTGCCGCGCGCGCTCTATGACGATGTGCTGAAACTCCTCGACTGATTGCCGGGCGCTCCCTTTGCGTGCCGCTTAAGCACCGGTTAAGCCGGGATGAGCGACAATGTAAGGCTGGAATTAGGGGAGCGAGCGATGCGCCTGTTGCTGGTGGAAGACGATGAAATGATTGCCGAAACGGTGCTCGATTCGATGCGCCGCGAGGGTCATGCCGTCGACTGGGCGCGCGACGGGCGGGAAGCCGAGCTTTCGCTCGACAACGACGTGTACGACCTCGTGCTGCTCGATCTCGGGCTGCCGAAGAAAGACGGTATCGAGGTGCTCAACGGGTACCGCCGCAAGGGCGGGGAAGCGGCCGTGCTGATCCTCACCGCGCGCGACTCGGTCACGGACCGCATCGCCGGGCTCGACGCCGGCGCCGACGACTACCTGATCAAGCCCTTCGATCTCGACGAGCTGGCCGCCCGCACGCGCGCCATGCTACGCCGCCGCACAGGCCAGAAGCAGCCGGTCTACACGCACTGCGGCCTCGCGCTCGACCCCGCCGCGCACGAGGTGACCAAAGACGGCGAGAACGTCGCGCTCGTGCCGCGCGAATTCGCACTGCTGCGCGTGCTCATCGAGCAGCCCGCGCGCGTATTCACGAAGGCCGAACTCGAAGAGCGCATGTACGGCTGGGGCGAGGAAGTCGGCAGCAACGCGATCGAGGTGCATGTGCACAGCTTGCGCCGCAAGATCGGCACCGACCAGATCGTGACCGTGCGCGGCGTGGGCTACCGGCTCAAGAGATCGGAATGAACTCCATCCGCCGCCGCCTGCTGGGCTGGCTCATCTGCGGCTTCGCGGCCGCTGCCTTGGTGGCGGGCTTCGGCATTTTTCACACCGCGCGCGACGAAGCGGGCGAGCTGTTCGATTACGAGCTGCACGCCGTGGCGCTTTCCATGCCCGCGAACGTCGCGACGGCGCGCGAAGTCGAGAAGTCCGGCCCCGGTTTCGACGAGATCGCCGACGACCGGATACTCATCCAGATCTGGGACCGCGACGGCAAGCTGATTTACCGCTCACAGGAAACGCCCGTTCTGCCGCGCCAGCCCACGGGCTTTCGCACGATCGAGGACGACGAGGTGCATTGGCGCGTCTACGGCTTCGCACAGCCGGAGCGCTTCGTTCAGGTCGCACAGCCCATTTCCGTGCGCGACGGGCTGGCGCTGCACCTCGCGCTGCATACGCTGTGGCCGCTCGCGCTGCTCGTGCCGGTCGCCATCGTGCTCGTGCTGTTCGTGGTGACGCGCGGGCTCGCGCCGGTGCGCGCGTTGTCGGCGCTGCTCGCCGCGCGCTCGGCTCATGCGCTCGAGCCGTTGCGCCTCGATGGTTCGGTGCCCGTCGAGCTGCGCCCGCTCGTCGTCGCGCTCAACGATCTGCTGGACCGGTTGAATGCGGCCTCGCAGGCGCAGCGCACCTTCATCGCCGACGCGGCGCACGAACTACGCTCGCCGCTCGCCGCGCTCAAGCTGCAATGGCAGGCGGCGCTGCACGACGGCACGCTGAACGGCGAGCCGCTCACGCTCGAGCGCATGCAAACGCGCCTGAACCGGACGATACGCCTCGTGCAGCAACTGCTCACGCTCGCGCGAGAAGATGCGCAAGCGAGCGCCCCCGCCGCGATCGTGAGTCTGCGGCGCCTCGGCGAACAGGCCATCGGCGACTTCTCGCTGCTCGCGGAGGAAAAAGGCATCGACCTCGGTCTGGAGTCGCGGCCGCCCGTTACGCCCGAGTGCATCTGCAACGTGAGCGCCGACGCACACGGCCTGAACACGCTGTTGAACAACCTGCTCGACAACGCGATCCGCTACACACCAGCAGGCGGCAAGATCGATCTCGTGCTCACGCGCTCACAGGACACGCTCGGCTTCGAGGTCATCGATAACGGGCCCGGCATTCCCGAAGGCGATCTCGAACGCGTGCTCGACCGCTTCTTCCGTGGCGATCATGCCCAGGGCACGGGCAGCGGACTTGGCCTGTCGATCGTGGCGCGCATCGCGCAGCGTCAGGGCCTCACGTTCACGCTGCGCAACAACCCGGGCGGTCGCGGGCTCACGGCAGCGGTGAGCGGATTGCCTGCGCACGAAGTGCCTGTGACCACCACGAATGCGCCCGCCAGTCGAGCCGCCCGGGCGACGAGCGATTCGGCCTGAGGCCGCGCCCACCCTCGCTACGGATTACTGCGCCGGTGCGCCCTTCACGAGTTCCAGCACGCGATACGCGAACCGCACGCGCGATTCGGTGGGGTGATTGCGGTTGGCAAGAATGACGATGGCCGTCTTGCGCGCGGGCTCGAACGCGAGATAGCCACCAAAGCCGCTGGTCGCGCCCGTCTTGTCGAGCAACGTATCGGACTGCGGCGGCAGCGGCGGGATCAACGCCGTGGCCGGGTTGTCCTCCAGCACCATGAAGTTCGCGTTGCCTTGCACGAGATCATTGAGCCTCACCGGCTGCGCGTACTGCTCCCAGACGAGGTCCTGAATATACGGACCCGTGCGGAAATAGCCCACATGCGTAGCCTCCAGCGCGCGCTGCAACTGCGGCTCGACAACGACCACGCCCATGTTCGCTTCGAGAAAGCGCAGCATGTCGCGCGTATTCGATTTCACGCCGTAGGCTTCGTCGGCGAGCACGCCGGGGTTCAGGCGCACGGGCATGTCCTTGCTGTTGTAGCCCTGCGCATAGCTCGCGAGCTGATCGGCGGGCACGCGAATGAACGTGTGCGCGAGCCCCAGCTTCGGAAACAGCGTTTTCTCCACGGCGTCCGCATAGCTCATGCCGAGCTGCTGCGCTGTGATACGCGCGAACATGCCGATGCTCGGGTTCGCATAGGTGCGCTGCGTGCCCGCCGGATAGCGCGGCCGCCATGCCTTGAGCCATGCCATCAGCTGTGCGTCGTTCGTCACTTCGTCGGGCACCTGCAGCGGGAAGCCGCCCCCCGTGTGCGTGCCGAGATTGATGAGCGTCAGCGCGCCGAACGGCGTGCCGCGCGTGTCGGGCAAATAGCGGCTCACTGGCGCATCGAGCGCGAGCCTGCCGTTCACTTGCGCCCAACCGGCGAGCGTGGCGGCGAAGGTCTTGCTCATCGACCCAAGTTCGAAGAGCGTTGCGTTCGTGACGGGCTCGCCCGTTTCCTTCGATGCAACGCCGAAGTTGTAGAAGCGCTGCGTGCCGTTCACGGTCACGCCGATCGCGAGGCCGGGAATGCCGTTCTCGCGCATGAACGCGAGCGCGGCTTCGCGTATTTGCGCGTCGCTGCCGGTGGCGGCTTCCGCGCCAATGGCAGGACGGTTCAGCGCGACGGCGACGAGCAGCGCGCCGGCACAGAACTTTGCGAGTGAACGAAGCAAGATCACCTCCTTGCGCGGAGCGCAAAAGCCGTGATCTTACCCGGTCTACGCGCGAGGGCCTCCGGCCAGGCGCCCCGCGTCTACCCCTTACTCGGCGTACTCCGGGCTGCGTTGCAGTTCACGCACCGCGCCAGCAGTCTGTTCTTCGCGCTTGCGCGAAGCGTGAACCGGCGTAGCGGCATGCCCGCGCACACCGCCGCGTACAAAGCGGCGCCCTTCGCGGCCATACACGGCATCCGGCTCGGGGAAGATCGTGAGCAGTACGACATAGATCATGCCGCCCACCGCCAGCGAAACCGGCACGCTCAGATCGAGCCCACCCGCCAGCGAACCGAGCGGGCCGACGAATTGCCCCGGCAGATTCACGAACGACAGCCCCAGGAACGCCGCCGGCAACCAGGCGCCCATCGCGCGCAAATTCCAGCCGTGCGTGAACCAGTAGTGGCCGCCGCGGCCGCCGCGATTGAAGACCTGGAGGTCGTCCGCGAGGTAGTGGCCGCGGCGCGTGATGAAGCCGATCACCATGATCGCCATCCACGGGCAGCTGAACGTGCAGATCAGCGTGGAGAACGTCGAGACGCTTTCCACGAGATTGAACGCGAAGCGGCCGACGAAGATGAAGCCGATAGCCAGCGTGCCGATCAGCATGGTCGCGCGCACGCGGTTCAGGAGCCTCGGGAACATGCTCGACATGTCGAGGCCGGTGCCGTACAGCGCGGTCGTGCCCGTCGACATGCCGCCGATAATCGCAATGAGGCACGTAGGCAGCAGGAACCAGCGCGGCGACACGGCGAGCAGCCCGCCCACATAGTCGTTCGAGGCGATATAGCTCGGTGCTTTCGTCGCGATGAGCGTGGCCGTGACGAGGCCGAAGAAGAACGGCACGAAGGTGGCGATCTGCGCGGCGAAGACAGCGCCCATCACGCGGTGGCGCGGCGTGTGCTGCGGAATGTAGCGCGCCCAGTCGCCGAGCGTCGAGGCGAACGACACCGGGTTGCTCAACGCCACGAGCACGGCGCTCACGAACGCCACCCAGAAGCCCGCGCCGCCCTCGTGCAGCGTGCCGGCGTAGCCCGGATCGAACGCGCCCGCGAACGCGAAAGCGCCCACCACGAACATGAGACTCGCGGCCCACACGGCGATCTTGTTCACCCACAGCATGAAGCGAAAGCCGTAGATGCACACCACCACCACGAGCACCGCGAACACCATGTAGGCCGAGCCGAGCGTCCAGGTGTTGACCGGTACGCCAATCATGTTGTGCGCGCCGCCGACGAGCGCATCGCCCGAGCTCCAGACGGCGAGCGCGAAGAACGCAATCGACGTCAGCAGCGCGAGGAACGAGCCCACTATACGCCCGTGTATGCCGAAGTGCGCTCCGGACGAAACCGGATCGCTCGTGCCGTTACGCGGACCGAACAGGCTCATGGGCGCGAGAATGCAAGTGCCGGCCAGCACGCCAAGCAAGATGGACCACACGCCTGCCTTGAACGAGAGGCCCACCAGCACCGGGAAACTGCCCAGCACCGAGGTGGAGAAGGTATTGCAGCCGCCGAACAGCAGCCTGAAAAGGTCGATGGGACGCGCGTAGCGCGATGCATCGGGAATGCGTTCGAAACCGAAGGTTTCGATCTGGGTAATGCTGTTGTCGCTCATTGTCTCACTCCTTACCACGCCGATCTGGTTGTGCATGCAAGCAACCAGTCAACGTACTATCAACGTCTCTCGCCCACTTTAATCGATCGCAGCGGCCTAATTATTCTGCATTCCATACGTTTACATCATGCGCAGCCAATGTATGGCACGCACCGCTTCTTTCACTCGACCAGCGATTCGGGCACGGCGGCGTGCTGCCCATAGACGCCCAGCAGATCGTCGCAGAACGCGCGCACGATGGGCTTTTCCGCGGCACTGCGCTTGACGGCCAAATGCATCGGCACGTCGAAGCCGAAGGTCGCACGCCCAAGCGCCCGAATGAGGCCGCGCTGCTCGAACGGCTCGGCGTGATGCGCGGGCAGATAGCCGATATGGCTGCCCGAGAGGATCAAGACCGTGGCCGCATCGATGCTGTCGGCAATCGCCGTCACCTGCCGGTCGCCGATACCTGCAAGCTCTTCCGGTATCGGATAGCTGCGCCAGACCCAGTCGTGTTCGCGCAGGTCGTCCACGTTGACGTGCGGCGCGCTATGGAACAGCGCGTGCCCGCGCCCGCAGCACAGCACCTGACGCTCGCTGAACAGTTCGGTGTAGTCGAGTCCCGCCACGCGATGCCAGAAGTAACCGATCGCGATGTCGAGCTGATTGTTGACGAGACTTTCCTCGAGCTCCTGGGGCGCCGCGACCTTCATCGTGAAGCGCACAGCCTGATCGCGTTTGCGAAATACGCCGATCGCTTCCGCGAGCCGCGCATTCTCGACATGCGAGGCCTGCCCTATGAGGCCGATGCCGAGCGTGCCGACGAGCTTGCGGTCGATATCGCGCACGCGCGCGACAAAATCGGTTGTGGCCGCAACGAGCGCGCGCGCCGAGGGCACGAAGCGTTCGCCCTTCGAAGTGAGGCGAAAGCCGCCGCGCCCGCGCTCGCAGAGCTTGAAGCCCACGCGGGCTTCGAGCGCCGAGAGCTGCGTGCTGATGGTGGACTGCCGCACGCCCAGCGTCGCTTCGGCCGCCGTGATGCCGCGCGCATCCACCACGGCGAGAAACACGCGGATCAGGCGCAGGTCGAGATCGGAGGTATTGGAGAACATGGCGCTAGACACTCACATCGGGAAGCCCATCGCCTTGATGCCCTTGATCCACGCGCGCTTCCAGCCGCCTTCGGCGTCGGCGCCGTCGAACGCATGGAACGTGACCTTGGCGGCGAGCCAGCGCACCGGCTCTGGCGGGATATACGTGGGACTCTGGTTGGCGATATCGAGCGCACGCTCGGGGCTGTTGCGATCGAACAGGATGTTCAGGCCCATGAAGGCGCCGAAGCGGCTGGCCGCTACGCCAAAGCCCGTGTAACCCGCCACGAAAACGGCCTTGTCGTTCAGATAGCGCTTCGCGAACACGGAGCCGCGCGAGCAGTAGTCGATCGGGCCGCCCCACGCATGCGAGAAGCGCACGTCCGCAAGCTGCGGGAAGGTACGGTAGAACGCCTGCGCGAGCCGGTAATAGGTCTCGGCCTTCTCGTCCTGCGGAGGATTCGGATCGCCGTCGAAGTGATAGCTCACGAGGCCGCCGAAGATGATGTTGTTGTTCTTCGTAAGGCGGAAATAATTGAGCTGCGTGCGCGTGTCGTAAATGCCCTGGCGATTCTTCCAGCCAATGCGCGCGAGTTGCTCGTCGGTGAGCGGTTCGGTGGCGAGCACGTGGTCGCGCACCTGCAGCACGCGCCGGTTGATATCGGGAATGCCGACCTTCGCCGTGCCGCTGCCGAACACCACGCGCGGCGCACGCACGCTGCCTTCGGGCGTCTTCACGTACACGGTCTGGCCTTCGTCGACGACATCGATGAGCGGCGTGTGCTCGTAAAGCTTCACGCCCAGCGAAAGCGCCGCGCGCTTCAGACCCCATGCCAGCTTGGCCGGATGCACGATGCCGCTGCGATTGCGCGACCACAGCGCGCCCGCGAACAGCGGCGAGTCGAGTTGCTCACGCGTCGCTTCGCCATCGAGCAGCACGACATCGTGCCCGTAGCGTTTGTGAAGGTCGTAGTCGCCCTGCAAATGCTCTATATGCTCGGGATCGACCGCGACGGTCATTTCGCCGTTCCATTCGATGTCGGCGTCGATGCCGTAGCGCTTGAGCGTTTCCTCGAAGCCGTCGAGATTGTGATGGCCGAATGCTTCGAGCTGCGCAATGTCGTTGGGGAATACCCGTACGGCATTGGGCAAGCCATGCATGACCGAAGTCGAGATGATGCCGCCCGCACGGCCCGACGCTCCGTGTGCGA
This genomic interval carries:
- a CDS encoding response regulator, whose protein sequence is MRLLLVEDDEMIAETVLDSMRREGHAVDWARDGREAELSLDNDVYDLVLLDLGLPKKDGIEVLNGYRRKGGEAAVLILTARDSVTDRIAGLDAGADDYLIKPFDLDELAARTRAMLRRRTGQKQPVYTHCGLALDPAAHEVTKDGENVALVPREFALLRVLIEQPARVFTKAELEERMYGWGEEVGSNAIEVHVHSLRRKIGTDQIVTVRGVGYRLKRSE
- a CDS encoding Ldh family oxidoreductase produces the protein MSSTVTNDAPEPVVLTLDEVFTLSRNVLLRHGMSEAHADAIARVITQGQRDECHSHGIYRLLVCARSLKSGKVDARAEPTLRDIAPGVLAVDAHYGFSLLAFETGLPVLAQKARSQGVAAMTINHCFHFSALWPEVEAIAAQGLVGIAMNPSHSWVAPAGGTRGVFGTNPLAFAWPREGGLPFVFDFATSAIARGDIELHAREGKPIPPHWALNSDGQPTTDARAALDGAMQTFGGHKGSALAAMIELLAGALIGDLTSMESQAFDGGAGASPCHGELVIAIDPRRFGGDGYEAGQARAERLFAAITAQGARLPSQRRFEARGRSERDGVKVPRALYDDVLKLLD
- a CDS encoding dihydrodipicolinate synthase family protein, with the protein product MSAIQWSGVFPAVSTQFKADFSVDIDATHRVVSNLVKDGVSGLVVCGTVGENTSLATHEKIAVIEAARDAAGGKVPVIAGIAEFTTEFARQTVKEAARVGVDGVMVMPALVYSSKPHETAAHFRAVASSTDVPVMVYNNPPIYKNDVTPDILIALQDCENIVCFKDSSGDTRRFIDLRNAVGDRFVLFAGLDDVVVESVAVGAQGWVSGMSNVFPKEGETLFRLAKQKRFDEALALYRWFMPLLHLDARPDLVQCIKLCEELVGRGSATTRPPRLPLEGEALAHVKAVVEKALATRPALPDVGL
- a CDS encoding NAD(P)/FAD-dependent oxidoreductase, with product MGHSRVRQGSSSQHDVVVIGAGIVGAACAHELAAQGLDVLVIERAGVGGGVTAAGMGHLVVMDDTPAEFALSAWSLALWHALAPRLDERHAFLRCGTLWVAADDEELALAQARQQTLHQQGVACSMLDAQQLREAEPGLRDGLVGGMTVDNDAVVYAPAVAAWLLEQPVSGKITCRTQTQVARIDRAGVHLADGEIIAAGAVLVANGLQALDLLPRLPLQAKKGHLLITDRYPGTIRHQILELGYIKSAHNASGTSVAFNVQPRPTGQLLIGSSRQFDSTDPAVEPAILARMLRRATEYLPQLPALNAIRAWTGFRPASRDGMPLIGPAASFADDDGHSSMWLATGHEGLGVTTALGTAKLIAAQMLGRTAEIDATPYLPARFAAQGVVHV
- a CDS encoding AraC family transcriptional regulator; translated protein: MPELVLPAALENATFAQMVAHFAMLEPLFDAMPDVVFFVKDDEARYVIANTTLAARCGFKDKRALLGKTAEQVFPSRFGHSYTAQDQAVVRQGSSLIDQLELHLYPGRQPGWCLTSKVPLHDARGRVLGVAGISRDLQAAEGTHPAYQRLAVAAKYIQDNYAQPLKLAHLAKLINMSVAQIERYFHKIFHLTPRQMLLKTRLDAASVLLASDLSITDIATQCGYNDHSAFTRQFKATVGVTPSQYRALLQTPASAQTPGG
- a CDS encoding NAD(P)/FAD-dependent oxidoreductase, with amino-acid sequence MKFDILIIGAGPAGLNAARIAAEAGASVGIVDDNALPGGQIWRQGPGHRATGPARAVLDALAARANVTLLSGTRIVQALPGRQLLAESADRALTLAYGKLIIASGARERFLPYPGWTLPGVTGAGGLQALIKGGMPVRGERIVIAGSGPLLWAAALTAHQHGATIAAIVEQAPSQAVRRFAAGLMHTPAKLAQALRMRFDLRATPYRCGAYVTEAIGTTRATQVRVRRGNDEMLIDCDRLACAYGLVPNTGFGAALDCRLETLAGSPAIAVNEWQQTSADAIYAAGECTGVGGMELAAVEGRIAAYAALGDNANAQRQFAERERYRRFAVRLHAAFELDPALRALPQPDTVFCRCEDVAYRDVARHASWRDAKLQTRCGMGPCQGKICGEAAAFCFGWPQNGQRPPFSPARIGTLLHAEAAE
- a CDS encoding 2Fe-2S iron-sulfur cluster-binding protein, with the translated sequence MSEANTTLTIDGRKVSVARGSSVAAAIAVAAQAEHTAPVTRRSVTGAPRGPLCGMGICQECRVTIDGVPHRLACQTVCVADMSVVTGNATP